One Candidatus Nitrososphaera evergladensis SR1 genomic window carries:
- a CDS encoding archease — protein MAGGYRFLDHMTDAVIEAYGNTLEEAFVQGARGLVDTMVDISAVRPVTEIKIEAEGHDLESLLFDWLDKVMLLMVSDGVAMSEFSVKIQKQDDDSYSLTGTAKGEKIDLARHHYKVEIKAITYHEMLVRQENDRVTIRFLMDL, from the coding sequence GTGGCAGGCGGCTACCGGTTTTTGGACCACATGACAGACGCCGTGATAGAGGCGTACGGCAATACGCTAGAGGAAGCGTTCGTACAGGGCGCACGCGGGCTTGTGGACACGATGGTAGACATTTCTGCTGTACGGCCTGTTACGGAAATAAAGATAGAGGCAGAAGGTCACGACCTTGAATCCCTGCTGTTTGACTGGCTTGACAAGGTGATGCTCTTGATGGTATCAGACGGCGTTGCCATGTCGGAATTTTCAGTAAAGATACAAAAGCAAGATGATGACAGTTACTCGCTAACCGGAACCGCCAAAGGCGAGAAAATAGACCTTGCCCGGCACCACTACAAGGTAGAGATAAAGGCGATAACGTACCACGAGATGCTTGTACGGCAGGAAAACGACAGAGTGACGATAAGGTTCCTGATGGACCTCTGA
- a CDS encoding Hsp20/alpha crystallin family protein, with the protein MSSKGEREPKREEENSSTAIAPRRFENMFDNFRRDMERMMRPWPLATMSWPDMPSLFEARDMRMALYDLVDKGDRYELQVEVPGIEKEKIDVKATRYTVEISGKHSEKTEEKGKRYLYTERLYRSFYRNVPVPEEIVPSKVNAKVDNGILKLELPKKVPTKGEEETKVDVK; encoded by the coding sequence ATGAGCTCCAAAGGAGAAAGAGAGCCTAAAAGAGAGGAAGAAAACAGCAGTACCGCCATTGCGCCGAGGAGGTTTGAAAACATGTTTGACAACTTTAGGCGCGACATGGAACGCATGATGAGGCCCTGGCCTCTGGCAACAATGAGCTGGCCAGACATGCCGTCGCTGTTTGAGGCAAGGGACATGAGGATGGCGCTGTACGACCTGGTAGACAAGGGCGACAGGTACGAGCTTCAGGTAGAAGTGCCGGGAATAGAAAAGGAAAAGATTGATGTCAAGGCCACAAGGTACACTGTCGAGATATCAGGCAAGCACTCGGAGAAAACAGAGGAAAAGGGCAAGCGCTACCTCTACACCGAAAGGCTGTACAGGTCGTTTTACCGAAACGTCCCGGTCCCGGAAGAAATAGTCCCTTCAAAAGTAAATGCCAAGGTGGACAACGGCATACTGAAACTGGAACTGCCAAAAAAAGTCCCGACAAAAGGTGAAGAGGAAACCAAGGTAGACGTCAAGTAA
- a CDS encoding zinc ribbon domain-containing protein: MNFCPNCGAQVPSNAAKFCSGCGSSISGPQIVQQQTVKPTESQVASPKLIGIIKELENDEKVVTQSITQTEVIFVKEAFIKKVLGQERKEVPISISGSMFYLTNQRLIFLKLFELSASELGQDSNLLAGAGGTFYELPLTSITGVEMRQVKLNKNDEARFVNIFGGDVSKLRRPALEIIYDEKAAKGRAKDYMESMMQRGIISKLWGKVEMVYDKIFVLGEQAVVLQPTLSEYVKVKNNMR, from the coding sequence ATGAACTTCTGTCCAAATTGCGGAGCACAAGTACCATCGAATGCAGCAAAGTTCTGTTCAGGTTGCGGCTCCTCAATCTCCGGGCCTCAAATTGTTCAACAACAGACAGTCAAGCCTACTGAAAGTCAAGTTGCGTCTCCAAAGCTGATTGGCATCATTAAGGAATTAGAAAATGATGAAAAAGTTGTAACGCAGAGTATCACTCAGACGGAAGTGATCTTTGTAAAGGAGGCATTCATCAAGAAGGTTCTCGGTCAAGAAAGAAAAGAGGTCCCAATCTCGATATCTGGCTCGATGTTTTATCTGACAAATCAGAGACTGATATTTCTGAAACTTTTTGAACTATCTGCATCTGAACTAGGTCAGGACTCTAACCTTTTGGCAGGTGCGGGAGGAACATTTTACGAATTACCTCTGACTTCAATTACAGGGGTGGAAATGCGTCAGGTGAAGTTAAACAAGAATGATGAAGCAAGGTTTGTCAATATATTTGGAGGAGATGTATCCAAGCTACGCAGGCCTGCTCTTGAAATAATCTATGACGAAAAAGCTGCTAAAGGTAGGGCAAAGGATTACATGGAATCAATGATGCAACGTGGGATAATTAGCAAACTTTGGGGCAAAGTCGAAATGGTTTATGACAAGATCTTTGTCTTGGGCGAACAGGCTGTAGTTTTACAACCAACACTATCTGAGTATGTCAAGGTCAAGAACAATATGCGATAA